A genomic segment from Orrella daihaiensis encodes:
- the argB gene encoding acetylglutamate kinase, which yields MTDSTATALEPAIIARVLSESLPYIRQFHGKTIVIKYGGNAMTEERLQRSFAHDVVLLKLIGLNPVVVHGGGPQIDEALNRIGKKGEFIQGMRVTDNETMEVVEWVLGGQVQQDIVMMINEAGGKAVGLTGKDGGLIRARKKLMPNKEDPDKPLDIGFVGDITQVDPSVVKALQDDQFIPVISPIGFGEDGMAYNINADVVAGKMAEVLSAEKLLMMTNTPGVLDKDGNLLRELSARTIDAMFEDGTISGGMLPKIGSALDAARNGVRSVHVVDGRVPHCLLLEVLTDQGVGTMISSR from the coding sequence ATGACCGACTCTACTGCCACTGCCTTGGAACCGGCAATCATCGCCCGGGTATTGTCTGAATCCCTACCTTACATCCGGCAGTTTCACGGTAAAACCATCGTCATCAAATATGGTGGCAACGCCATGACCGAGGAGCGGTTGCAACGCAGCTTCGCGCATGATGTTGTTTTGTTAAAGCTCATCGGCTTGAATCCAGTCGTGGTCCATGGCGGTGGGCCGCAAATCGACGAGGCGCTGAATCGTATCGGCAAGAAAGGCGAGTTTATTCAAGGGATGCGAGTAACCGACAACGAAACCATGGAAGTGGTGGAGTGGGTGCTTGGCGGACAGGTGCAGCAAGATATCGTCATGATGATCAATGAGGCAGGTGGCAAAGCCGTGGGCCTGACTGGCAAGGATGGCGGCCTGATCCGAGCCAGAAAGAAACTCATGCCGAACAAGGAAGATCCCGACAAACCTTTAGATATCGGGTTCGTGGGTGATATCACCCAGGTGGATCCATCGGTCGTCAAAGCATTGCAGGATGACCAATTCATTCCTGTCATTTCCCCCATCGGGTTCGGTGAAGATGGCATGGCCTACAACATCAATGCTGATGTCGTGGCTGGCAAGATGGCCGAGGTATTAAGCGCCGAGAAGTTACTGATGATGACCAACACGCCTGGCGTACTGGACAAAGACGGCAATCTTCTACGTGAGCTATCGGCGCGCACCATTGATGCGATGTTCGAAGATGGCACGATCTCTGGTGGCATGTTGCCTAAGATCGGTTCCGCTCTGGATGCAGCCCGAAACGGCGTGCGCTCAGTGCACGTGGTCGATGGGCGGGTTCCACATTGCCTGCTGTTGGAAGTGCTGACCGATCAAGGGGTTGGCACCATGATTTCCTCGCGCTAA
- a CDS encoding peroxiredoxin family protein, with product MRKFVTIIAIAALVGAGAWFAFTPKPDAPAVTFQTLDGNNIAMESLKGKAVLVKFWATSCVTCVQQMPDTESYYETYHPQGLEVIAVAMSYDPIEYVKQFTTSRALPFTVATDSDGSVAKGFGDVKLTPIAFVIDRDGKILKRYLGNYDKLDMKKTIESALAS from the coding sequence ATGCGTAAATTTGTCACCATCATCGCCATCGCTGCACTGGTCGGTGCAGGCGCCTGGTTTGCGTTCACGCCTAAACCCGATGCGCCGGCTGTTACCTTCCAGACACTGGATGGCAACAACATTGCCATGGAGTCACTCAAAGGCAAGGCTGTACTTGTCAAATTCTGGGCAACAAGCTGCGTGACGTGCGTGCAACAAATGCCTGACACTGAAAGCTATTACGAGACTTATCACCCCCAGGGGCTTGAGGTGATCGCCGTGGCGATGTCCTACGATCCGATCGAGTATGTCAAACAGTTCACCACCAGTCGCGCGCTACCTTTTACCGTGGCCACCGATTCCGATGGCTCGGTTGCCAAGGGATTTGGTGATGTCAAACTCACACCAATCGCATTTGTGATTGATCGTGACGGCAAGATTCTCAAGCGCTATCTCGGCAACTATGACAAGCTCGACATGAAAAAAACCATCGAGTCAGCGCTCGCGAGCTGA